In Arthrobacter sp. UKPF54-2, the following are encoded in one genomic region:
- a CDS encoding 1,4-dihydroxy-2-naphthoyl-CoA synthase: protein MSNEIPAKVSDVFDPTRWRTVTGFDDFQDMTYHRQVERSADGAVVRDLPTVRIAFNRPEVRNAFRPGTVDELYRAMDHARMTPDVATVLLTGNGPSAKDGGHSFCSGGDQRIRGRDGYRYADGETKESIDPARAGRLHILEVQRLMRTMPKVVIAVVNGWAAGGGHSLHVVSDLTIASRQHGKFKQTDATVGSFDAGYGSALLARQIGQKAAREIFFLAREYSAEDMVRMGAVNEAVDHERLEDVALEYAADIARQSPQAIRMLKFAFNLADDGLAGQQVFAGEATRLAYMTDEAVEGKEAFLEKRDPDWSQFPYYF from the coding sequence GTGAGCAACGAAATCCCCGCCAAGGTGTCCGACGTCTTTGACCCCACCCGCTGGCGCACCGTGACCGGCTTCGACGACTTCCAGGACATGACCTACCACCGGCAGGTGGAGCGCTCCGCGGATGGCGCCGTGGTCCGTGACCTGCCCACGGTCCGGATCGCCTTCAATCGGCCCGAGGTCCGCAATGCCTTCCGCCCCGGCACCGTGGACGAGCTCTACCGCGCCATGGACCACGCCCGGATGACCCCTGACGTGGCCACCGTACTGCTCACCGGCAACGGCCCCTCCGCCAAGGACGGCGGCCATTCGTTCTGCTCCGGCGGCGACCAGCGGATCCGTGGGAGGGACGGTTACCGCTATGCCGACGGTGAGACGAAGGAAAGCATCGACCCGGCGCGCGCCGGCCGGCTGCACATCCTCGAGGTCCAGCGGCTGATGCGGACCATGCCCAAGGTGGTCATCGCCGTCGTCAACGGCTGGGCGGCCGGCGGCGGGCACTCGCTGCACGTCGTCTCCGACCTCACGATCGCCTCGCGGCAGCACGGCAAGTTCAAGCAGACCGACGCCACCGTGGGCAGCTTCGACGCCGGCTACGGCTCGGCCCTGCTGGCGCGGCAGATCGGCCAGAAGGCCGCCCGGGAAATCTTCTTCCTCGCCCGCGAATATTCCGCCGAGGACATGGTGAGGATGGGCGCGGTGAACGAGGCCGTGGACCACGAGCGGCTCGAGGACGTGGCCCTGGAATACGCGGCCGACATCGCCCGGCAGTCCCCGCAGGCCATCCGGATGCTCAAGTTCGCCTTCAACCTCGCTGACGACGGCCTGGCCGGCCAGCAGGTGTTCGCCGGCGAGGCGACGCGGCTGGCGTACATGACGGACGAGGCGGTGGAGGGCAAGGAGGCCTTCCTGGAAAAGCGCGATCCGGACTGGTCCCAGTTCCCGTACTACTTCTGA
- a CDS encoding amino acid permease has translation MPQSTSTETQSTTAPSAVVDSTLSAEGYKKSLSGRQVTMIAMGGAIGVGLFMGAGGRLASTGPALIFSYAIAGVIAYLLMRALGELIMYRQTSGSFVSYAGEMFGKKGAYLSGWMYFINWAMTGIAELIAIGLYFQFFFPNVPVELTAIAALLLLVGVNLLSVKAFGEFEFWASVLKVAAILIFLAVGTFMVVTNAKVGAGHASVNNLFAADGGMFPKGALVMILVLNAVIFAYNAIELVGITAGEMEDPAKEVPKAIRAVVIRIVVFYVGSVTLLAMLLPSDQYKAGESPFVTVFGQMGLPWMGDVMNMIVITAALSSSNSGLYSIGRIFRTMANNGHAPQWLTRMSKSHVPYAAILAIGAVYLVGILLNIWLGGSHAFDLALNTASIGVIFTWGSIFASQIALRKTKGKASSLPMPGSPWTSWAGLVALLAITVLIGFDTMTSKSGEVFQLGLWTLTTIPFFAVVLWLGWQKVKHNEPKSQLFS, from the coding sequence GTGCCACAAAGTACTTCCACAGAAACCCAGAGCACGACGGCGCCATCCGCCGTCGTCGACTCCACCCTCAGTGCCGAGGGCTACAAGAAGTCCCTGAGCGGCCGCCAGGTCACGATGATCGCCATGGGCGGCGCCATCGGCGTCGGACTCTTTATGGGCGCCGGCGGACGGCTGGCCTCCACCGGCCCCGCGCTGATCTTCTCCTACGCCATCGCCGGCGTCATCGCCTACCTGCTGATGCGTGCCCTGGGCGAACTCATCATGTACCGCCAGACCTCCGGTTCGTTCGTCAGCTACGCCGGCGAGATGTTCGGCAAGAAGGGCGCGTACCTCTCCGGCTGGATGTACTTCATCAACTGGGCCATGACCGGCATCGCCGAGCTGATCGCGATCGGCCTGTACTTCCAGTTCTTCTTCCCCAACGTCCCGGTGGAACTGACCGCCATCGCGGCGCTGCTGCTCCTCGTCGGGGTGAACCTGCTGAGCGTCAAGGCGTTCGGTGAATTCGAGTTCTGGGCCTCGGTCCTTAAGGTCGCGGCCATCCTGATCTTCCTGGCCGTGGGCACATTTATGGTGGTCACCAACGCCAAGGTCGGCGCCGGTCACGCGTCCGTGAACAACCTCTTCGCAGCCGACGGCGGTATGTTCCCCAAGGGCGCCCTCGTGATGATCCTGGTGCTCAACGCCGTGATCTTCGCCTACAACGCCATCGAACTGGTGGGCATCACCGCCGGGGAGATGGAGGACCCGGCCAAGGAGGTCCCGAAGGCCATCCGCGCCGTCGTGATCCGCATCGTCGTGTTCTACGTCGGCTCCGTGACCCTGCTGGCCATGTTGCTGCCCTCGGACCAATACAAGGCCGGCGAATCGCCGTTCGTCACCGTCTTCGGCCAGATGGGCCTGCCGTGGATGGGCGACGTGATGAACATGATCGTCATCACCGCGGCCCTGTCCTCCAGCAACTCGGGCCTGTACTCGATCGGCCGGATCTTCCGCACCATGGCCAACAACGGCCACGCCCCGCAGTGGCTGACCCGGATGTCCAAGAGCCACGTGCCCTACGCCGCCATCCTGGCGATCGGCGCGGTGTACCTCGTCGGCATCCTGCTGAACATCTGGCTGGGCGGCTCGCACGCCTTCGACCTGGCGCTGAATACAGCCTCGATCGGTGTGATTTTCACCTGGGGATCGATCTTCGCCAGCCAGATCGCCCTGCGGAAGACCAAGGGCAAGGCTTCGTCGCTGCCCATGCCGGGCTCCCCGTGGACCAGCTGGGCCGGCCTGGTGGCGCTGCTGGCGATCACCGTGCTGATCGGGTTCGACACCATGACCAGCAAGTCCGGCGAGGTCTTCCAGCTGGGCTTGTGGACCCTAACGACCATTCCGTTCTTCGCGGTGGTGCTCTGGCTCGGCTGGCAGAAGGTCAAGCACAACGAGCCCAAGAGCCAGCTCTTCAGCTAG
- a CDS encoding PLD nuclease N-terminal domain-containing protein gives MLRVVVPIVLLVVFVYGLIDLIRTDARQAKGISKPAWIVVQIVLPVLGAVLWFLLGRPRGGAAASPASYRHPTAPDDDPDFLRNLELRRRNQAEADRLKKLKDELDAKERELGNGTGPTRGPESGEATGDPTQGTDEVK, from the coding sequence ATGCTCCGTGTCGTGGTACCCATCGTCTTGCTGGTCGTGTTCGTCTACGGACTGATCGACCTGATCCGGACCGACGCACGCCAGGCCAAGGGCATTTCGAAGCCGGCCTGGATTGTCGTGCAGATCGTCCTTCCGGTGCTCGGCGCCGTGCTGTGGTTCCTCCTGGGCAGGCCGCGCGGGGGTGCCGCCGCCTCCCCCGCCAGCTACCGCCACCCGACCGCCCCGGACGACGATCCCGACTTCCTCCGCAACCTGGAGCTGCGCCGCCGCAACCAGGCTGAGGCCGACCGACTCAAGAAGCTCAAGGACGAGCTGGACGCAAAGGAACGCGAGCTTGGCAACGGCACCGGTCCAACCCGCGGCCCGGAATCCGGCGAAGCCACCGGTGACCCCACGCAGGGCACCGACGAGGTTAAGTAG
- a CDS encoding 1,4-dihydroxy-2-naphthoate polyprenyltransferase, which produces MATAAQWIQGARLRTLPAAIAPVLIGSAAAYELDAFRPVNALLAAMVALLLQVGVNYANDYSDGIRGTDEDRVGPLRLVGSGAATPTHVKRAAFAAFGLAMLFGLALVIITQAWWLILVGVGCVLAAWGYTGGKNPYGYLGLGDVFVFVFFGLVATLGTTYTQAGQISLAAVIGAIGTGLIACALLMANNVRDIPTDRVAGKKTLAVRLGDKHARESYVLMLAVALLLVIVLAPRQPWMLIVLLLIPAILMPSWLMIAGRRRKSLIPVLKQTGLINLGYAVLFSLGLVLSHGF; this is translated from the coding sequence GTGGCCACAGCCGCACAATGGATCCAGGGCGCCCGGCTGCGCACCCTGCCGGCCGCGATCGCGCCGGTTCTGATCGGTTCCGCAGCCGCCTACGAGCTGGATGCGTTCCGCCCCGTGAACGCACTGCTGGCCGCCATGGTGGCCCTGCTGCTCCAGGTGGGCGTGAACTACGCCAACGACTACTCCGACGGCATCCGCGGCACCGACGAGGACCGGGTGGGCCCGCTCCGCCTGGTCGGCTCCGGGGCGGCGACGCCGACGCACGTCAAGCGGGCCGCGTTCGCGGCGTTCGGCCTGGCCATGCTGTTCGGCCTGGCCCTGGTCATCATCACTCAGGCGTGGTGGCTGATCCTTGTGGGGGTGGGCTGCGTTTTGGCCGCCTGGGGCTACACCGGGGGCAAGAACCCCTACGGCTACCTCGGCCTGGGCGACGTGTTCGTCTTTGTGTTCTTTGGGCTGGTGGCCACGCTGGGCACCACCTACACGCAGGCCGGCCAGATCAGCCTCGCGGCCGTGATCGGTGCGATCGGCACGGGACTGATCGCCTGCGCCCTGCTGATGGCCAACAACGTCCGCGACATTCCCACCGACCGCGTCGCTGGGAAGAAGACGCTGGCCGTGCGGCTGGGCGACAAGCATGCCCGGGAAAGTTACGTGCTGATGCTCGCGGTCGCGCTCCTGCTGGTGATTGTGCTCGCTCCCCGGCAGCCGTGGATGCTGATTGTCCTGCTGCTCATCCCGGCCATCCTGATGCCGTCCTGGCTGATGATCGCGGGACGACGACGCAAGAGCCTCATCCCGGTGCTGAAGCAGACCGGGCTCATCAACCTCGGCTACGCCGTGCTGTTCTCGCTCGGTCTGGTGCTGAGCCACGGGTTCTAG
- a CDS encoding AMP-binding protein, with amino-acid sequence MTAVNIEPALAALAAALRGEGPAVELSAGPDGSPVVSLVGTSGFEDAAVVVRTSGSTGAPKATVLTVDALAASSMATAIALKGEGQWLLALPVQYVAGVQVLVRSLFAGTRPWAMDLTGGFTPEAFTSAALELTDKLRFTSLVPTQLQRLLEAPSAQTLAVLRRFNAVLLGGAPASAELLETARDAGVRVVTTYGSAETCGGCVYDGVPLDGVEVRLGGDGRIMLGGATIAAGYLDAPELSAEAFVEEDGLRWYRTSDLGELSANGTLTVLGRADDVVITGGVKVSAAHVQAELERLDGVRAAFVAGVPSAEWGQALAAYVVLDDSSRGAAEDFEARFAAGGTGALTGALVPKTVLTAPELLMLPNGKPDRLGMTVRLDARHQGK; translated from the coding sequence GTGACTGCCGTCAACATCGAGCCCGCCCTCGCAGCCCTCGCAGCCGCCCTCCGCGGGGAGGGGCCCGCCGTCGAACTGTCCGCCGGCCCGGACGGCTCCCCCGTCGTCAGCCTCGTTGGGACGTCCGGCTTTGAGGATGCCGCAGTGGTGGTGCGGACCTCCGGCTCCACCGGGGCGCCCAAGGCCACGGTGCTCACGGTGGACGCCCTCGCGGCCTCCTCGATGGCGACGGCGATCGCCCTCAAGGGAGAGGGCCAGTGGCTGCTCGCCCTGCCGGTGCAGTACGTCGCCGGCGTGCAGGTGCTGGTCCGGTCACTGTTCGCCGGCACCCGCCCCTGGGCGATGGACCTCACCGGCGGTTTCACCCCGGAGGCCTTCACCAGTGCGGCCCTGGAGCTCACCGACAAGCTCCGCTTCACCTCGCTGGTGCCCACCCAGCTGCAGCGGCTGCTCGAGGCCCCCTCCGCGCAGACCCTGGCCGTACTCCGGCGCTTCAACGCCGTCCTGCTGGGCGGTGCCCCCGCCTCGGCGGAGCTGCTCGAAACCGCCCGCGACGCCGGCGTCAGGGTGGTCACCACCTACGGCTCCGCCGAGACCTGCGGCGGTTGCGTCTACGACGGCGTGCCGCTGGACGGCGTCGAGGTCAGGCTGGGCGGGGACGGGCGCATCATGCTGGGCGGCGCCACCATCGCCGCCGGGTACCTGGACGCCCCGGAACTCAGCGCGGAGGCGTTTGTCGAGGAGGACGGCCTCCGCTGGTACCGCACCAGCGACCTCGGCGAACTGTCCGCGAACGGCACACTGACCGTGCTGGGCCGGGCCGACGACGTCGTGATCACCGGCGGCGTCAAGGTGTCCGCCGCGCACGTGCAGGCGGAGCTGGAGCGGCTCGACGGCGTGCGGGCGGCATTCGTGGCGGGGGTTCCGTCCGCCGAGTGGGGCCAGGCGCTGGCGGCCTATGTGGTGCTGGACGACTCTTCGCGCGGCGCGGCCGAGGACTTCGAGGCTCGGTTCGCAGCCGGCGGAACAGGCGCCTTGACGGGCGCACTGGTCCCGAAAACCGTGCTCACGGCCCCGGAACTCTTGATGCTGCCGAACGGCAAACCGGACCGGCTGGGCATGACGGTTCGGCTGGACGCCCGGCATCAGGGAAAATAG
- the ccsB gene encoding c-type cytochrome biogenesis protein CcsB, translated as MFPINETMGQYSELFMLLAAGTYTVAFIAFAWDLAKSSKTLRAVDLKAAELSGAATARIPVSAGVGASAAVDRADSDVSGPVGRAERPTSSVTGSQGAGQTADGGMRYGAERRVPARVAVAVTVLGAAIHAAGVITRALGAGRVPWGNMYEFLTTGAFVAVAVFLLVLIRRDLRFLGTFVIGLAIIMLVAASVAYWTPVGHLVPALQSYWLIIHVSIAVLSSALFTLTFAMSALQLVQSHRQKTIAAGGADKLGFMRLVPNALSLENLSYRINAIAFVGWTFTLMFGAIWAEKAWGRFWGWDTKEVWTFVIWVVYAGYLHARATRGWTGTRAAWLSIVGYLCVVFNFTIVNQFFNGLHSYSGL; from the coding sequence ATGTTCCCCATCAACGAAACCATGGGCCAGTACAGCGAGCTCTTTATGCTGCTCGCCGCCGGCACCTACACCGTGGCCTTCATCGCCTTCGCGTGGGACCTGGCCAAGAGCAGCAAGACGCTGCGCGCCGTGGACCTCAAGGCCGCGGAGCTTTCCGGTGCAGCGACCGCCCGCATCCCGGTGAGTGCCGGCGTCGGGGCCTCCGCCGCCGTCGACCGCGCCGACTCGGACGTCAGCGGCCCGGTCGGGCGCGCGGAGCGTCCGACGTCGTCGGTCACGGGCAGCCAGGGCGCCGGCCAGACTGCCGACGGCGGCATGCGCTACGGCGCGGAGCGCCGCGTTCCGGCCCGCGTCGCCGTCGCCGTGACCGTGTTGGGCGCGGCCATTCACGCCGCCGGCGTCATCACCCGCGCGCTCGGTGCCGGCCGGGTGCCGTGGGGCAACATGTACGAGTTCCTGACCACCGGCGCGTTTGTGGCGGTGGCGGTCTTCCTGCTGGTGCTGATCCGCCGCGACCTGCGCTTCCTCGGCACCTTTGTAATCGGCCTGGCCATCATCATGCTGGTGGCCGCCTCCGTGGCCTACTGGACTCCGGTGGGGCACCTCGTGCCGGCGCTGCAGAGCTACTGGCTGATCATCCACGTCTCCATCGCCGTACTGTCTTCGGCGCTGTTCACCCTGACGTTCGCGATGTCCGCGCTGCAGCTCGTGCAGTCGCACCGGCAGAAGACGATCGCCGCCGGCGGGGCTGACAAGCTGGGCTTTATGCGCCTCGTGCCGAACGCGTTGAGCCTGGAGAACCTGTCCTACCGGATCAACGCGATCGCGTTTGTGGGCTGGACCTTTACGCTGATGTTCGGCGCCATCTGGGCCGAGAAGGCCTGGGGCCGGTTCTGGGGCTGGGACACCAAGGAAGTCTGGACCTTTGTGATCTGGGTGGTGTACGCCGGCTACCTGCACGCCCGTGCCACCCGCGGCTGGACCGGCACCCGCGCGGCCTGGCTCTCGATTGTCGGCTACCTGTGCGTGGTCTTCAACTTCACGATCGTGAACCAGTTCTTCAACGGCCTGCACTCCTACTCGGGGCTGTAG
- a CDS encoding cytochrome c biogenesis protein ResB, whose amino-acid sequence MSERVNVKKNTPASGSKLSGAPGPGAPGAGTTPAEDAVAAAKAEAVLPSLGPAGMLRWAWTQLTSMRTALFLLLLLAVAAVPGSLFPQRPANPAVVTQYIKDHPDYGKILDALQLYDVYSSAWFSAIYILLFISLIGCVVPRAIVHYKAMRSQPPRTPARLSRLPEYGTLVIPADAGIPASRAIDDAAALLKKRGYRVEVRDRDGARPSLGAERGFLREVGNLVFHTALIGVLVSVAAGGLFGYSGQRILVEGDTFVNTLVGYDQFSPGTNFQSSQLQPYSIQLDKFQITFDRESKGKFGQPIDFKADVTTKENPGAPAEQQVLKVNDPLNLGGTSIYLTGNGYAPVVTVRDAAGNVAMQGPVVAKLQGDNYYSSVVIKVPDAKPEQLAFAGFFLPTAFVTPEGVSFSGDPELFNPQLTLNSYYGDLGLDNGSPQNVFELDVKKLTPLNARNLPTKGIVLTPGATHTLPDGKGTISFDGVKRYVGVDIHHNPGQGYALFFALLAVAGLVTSLYVNRRRAWVRAGTHEDGRTMVEYGLLARGEDHRLAGEAAAIRALLAAGWPLDDAGSQPAPSAGADNDRADDGAGPGSQPAQEQPAADSLQTTAGSPESQKDQ is encoded by the coding sequence ATGAGCGAGCGAGTGAACGTAAAGAAGAACACCCCAGCCAGCGGCTCAAAGCTCAGCGGCGCACCCGGCCCTGGCGCACCCGGCGCCGGCACGACGCCCGCCGAGGATGCCGTGGCCGCGGCCAAGGCGGAAGCCGTCCTGCCCTCGCTGGGACCGGCGGGCATGCTCCGCTGGGCCTGGACGCAGTTGACCAGCATGCGCACCGCGTTGTTCCTGCTCCTGCTGCTGGCCGTCGCCGCCGTCCCCGGATCGCTGTTCCCGCAGCGGCCCGCGAACCCCGCCGTGGTCACCCAGTACATCAAGGACCACCCGGATTACGGCAAGATCCTCGACGCGCTGCAGCTCTACGACGTGTACTCCTCGGCGTGGTTCTCCGCCATCTACATCCTCCTGTTCATCTCGCTGATCGGCTGCGTGGTGCCGCGCGCCATCGTGCACTACAAGGCCATGCGGTCCCAGCCCCCGCGCACCCCCGCCCGGCTGTCGAGACTCCCCGAGTACGGCACCCTGGTGATCCCCGCCGACGCCGGGATCCCAGCGTCGCGCGCCATCGACGACGCCGCAGCGCTGCTGAAAAAGCGCGGCTACCGGGTGGAGGTCAGGGACCGCGACGGCGCCCGGCCCTCGCTGGGCGCCGAACGCGGCTTCCTCCGTGAGGTGGGCAACCTCGTCTTCCACACCGCCCTGATCGGGGTGCTGGTCTCTGTCGCGGCCGGCGGCCTGTTCGGCTACAGCGGGCAGCGGATCCTGGTGGAGGGCGACACCTTTGTGAACACCCTGGTGGGCTACGACCAGTTCTCCCCGGGCACGAACTTCCAGAGCAGCCAGCTGCAGCCGTATTCCATCCAGCTCGACAAGTTCCAGATCACCTTTGACCGCGAATCCAAGGGCAAGTTCGGCCAGCCGATTGACTTTAAGGCCGATGTGACCACAAAGGAGAACCCGGGGGCGCCGGCCGAGCAGCAGGTGCTCAAGGTCAACGACCCGCTCAACCTGGGCGGCACCAGCATCTATTTGACCGGCAACGGCTACGCCCCGGTGGTCACGGTGCGCGACGCCGCCGGCAACGTCGCGATGCAGGGCCCGGTCGTGGCCAAGCTGCAGGGCGACAACTACTACTCCTCGGTGGTCATCAAGGTTCCCGACGCCAAACCCGAGCAGCTTGCCTTCGCGGGATTCTTCCTGCCCACCGCGTTCGTCACACCGGAAGGCGTCTCCTTCAGCGGCGATCCCGAGCTGTTCAACCCGCAGCTGACGCTGAACTCCTACTACGGCGACCTCGGGCTGGACAACGGCTCGCCGCAAAACGTGTTCGAGCTCGACGTGAAGAAACTGACGCCCCTGAACGCCCGCAACCTGCCCACCAAGGGCATCGTGCTGACCCCCGGCGCCACCCACACCCTGCCGGACGGCAAGGGCACCATCAGCTTCGACGGAGTCAAGCGCTACGTCGGCGTCGACATCCACCACAACCCCGGCCAGGGCTACGCCCTCTTCTTTGCGTTGCTCGCCGTCGCCGGCCTGGTCACCTCGCTGTACGTCAACCGCCGGCGCGCCTGGGTCCGTGCCGGAACCCACGAGGACGGCCGGACCATGGTGGAGTACGGCCTGCTGGCCCGCGGCGAAGACCACCGGCTCGCGGGGGAGGCCGCAGCCATCCGGGCCCTGCTCGCGGCGGGGTGGCCGCTGGACGACGCCGGCTCCCAGCCCGCTCCCAGCGCGGGGGCGGATAATGACCGGGCGGACGACGGCGCAGGCCCCGGATCGCAGCCCGCCCAGGAACAACCCGCAGCAGATTCCCTCCAGACCACAGCAGGCTCTCCTGAGTCACAGAAGGATCAGTAA
- a CDS encoding DUF4229 domain-containing protein: protein MAFLKYSLIRLALFVPLFALFVYLKLGWLLAALCAGMMAFAISFLFFQKQRDAATASIHHRFSGQAKPLRSAGEADDAAAEDRLVDEHPDVTVRTDTRPKDS, encoded by the coding sequence GTGGCTTTCCTGAAATACTCCCTGATCCGTCTGGCGCTGTTTGTGCCGTTGTTCGCGCTGTTTGTTTACCTGAAGCTGGGCTGGCTGCTGGCAGCCCTCTGCGCCGGAATGATGGCCTTTGCCATCAGCTTCCTGTTCTTCCAGAAGCAGCGTGACGCGGCCACCGCATCGATCCACCACCGCTTCTCGGGCCAGGCCAAGCCGCTGCGCAGTGCGGGGGAAGCCGACGACGCCGCCGCGGAGGACCGCCTGGTGGATGAGCATCCGGACGTCACCGTGCGCACGGACACCCGGCCCAAGGACTCCTAG
- a CDS encoding CPBP family intramembrane glutamic endopeptidase, which yields MGTALRQLPAPRPELYVFSRLDCAAAGIYTAVSAFFATASGLLAPLLLQLSPNPAIASYAVNLVFYGVIGLLALAAVRHVARRDLQVLATRPWFTLLMVPLAVIAAMILTAVLVAVTGPPQTSANQAGLQALMQQVPAWLMVPLLVVVGPFVEEYIFRHLLIGKLSGKLNIWLCCVLSVALFAAVHIVGQEALSLPVLMPYLAMGAILVLVYVWTGNNVMFSYFVHAAKNLLAVIFIYAIPPEVLEQLQ from the coding sequence ATGGGCACCGCTCTCCGTCAACTACCAGCACCACGTCCGGAGCTGTACGTTTTCTCCCGGCTGGACTGCGCAGCGGCGGGAATCTACACGGCGGTGAGCGCCTTCTTTGCCACCGCGTCCGGGCTGCTTGCTCCGCTGCTGCTGCAGCTCTCCCCGAACCCGGCGATAGCCTCCTACGCCGTCAATCTGGTCTTTTACGGGGTCATCGGCCTGCTCGCCCTGGCCGCGGTACGCCACGTGGCCCGCCGGGACCTCCAGGTCCTGGCCACCCGGCCCTGGTTCACGCTGCTGATGGTGCCGCTTGCCGTCATCGCCGCGATGATCCTGACCGCCGTGCTGGTGGCCGTGACCGGGCCGCCGCAGACCTCGGCAAACCAGGCCGGCCTGCAGGCCCTGATGCAGCAGGTCCCGGCCTGGCTGATGGTGCCGTTGCTGGTGGTGGTGGGCCCCTTTGTGGAGGAGTACATCTTCCGGCACCTGTTGATCGGCAAGCTGAGCGGGAAGCTGAACATCTGGCTCTGCTGCGTGCTCTCCGTCGCGTTGTTCGCGGCCGTGCACATCGTGGGCCAGGAGGCGCTGTCGCTGCCGGTCCTGATGCCGTACCTCGCGATGGGCGCCATCCTGGTGCTGGTCTACGTCTGGACCGGCAACAACGTGATGTTTTCCTACTTCGTCCACGCCGCGAAGAACCTGCTGGCGGTCATCTTCATCTATGCCATCCCGCCGGAAGTCCTGGAGCAGCTGCAGTAG
- a CDS encoding dienelactone hydrolase family protein, producing MARNPARRPEEPATDRHNLDLSAASRAAGGSPRLHGYLAEPEGDGPFPAVLMVHEAFGLDDITVRHAERLAAAGYLVLAVDLYSDGGARRCLVATMRSLAAGQGRAFTDLATARQWLLDSGRTTGKIGVIGFCMGGSFALLMANDGFDAAAVNYGRLPKDPETALAGACPVVANFGAKDRTLPGAAAQLESVLERLGVEHDIKEFETAGHAFLNDAETGPRPLRPLFRVMGIGPDPQSAPEAWRRIEDHFARHLKG from the coding sequence ATGGCCAGGAATCCCGCCCGCCGGCCGGAGGAGCCGGCGACCGATCGGCACAACCTCGACCTCAGCGCGGCCAGCCGCGCCGCTGGCGGATCGCCCCGGCTCCACGGCTACCTGGCCGAGCCCGAGGGGGACGGGCCATTCCCGGCCGTGCTGATGGTCCACGAAGCCTTCGGCCTCGACGACATCACCGTCCGGCACGCCGAGCGGCTGGCCGCCGCCGGGTATCTGGTCCTGGCGGTGGATTTGTACAGCGACGGCGGCGCGCGCCGCTGCCTCGTGGCGACCATGCGTTCGCTGGCGGCCGGGCAGGGGCGGGCGTTTACCGACCTGGCGACGGCCCGGCAGTGGCTGCTGGATTCCGGCCGAACGACGGGGAAGATCGGCGTGATCGGCTTCTGCATGGGCGGCAGTTTTGCCCTGCTGATGGCCAACGACGGCTTCGACGCCGCGGCCGTGAACTACGGCAGGCTCCCCAAGGACCCGGAAACGGCCCTCGCCGGCGCCTGCCCCGTCGTGGCCAATTTCGGCGCCAAGGACCGGACCCTCCCCGGAGCGGCGGCACAACTTGAGTCGGTCCTCGAACGGCTGGGCGTCGAACATGACATCAAGGAGTTCGAAACGGCAGGGCACGCGTTCCTCAACGACGCCGAGACCGGGCCCAGGCCGCTGCGCCCGCTCTTCCGGGTCATGGGCATCGGCCCGGATCCGCAATCCGCGCCGGAGGCCTGGCGCCGGATCGAGGATCATTTCGCCCGCCATTTGAAGGGCTGA
- a CDS encoding VOC family protein: protein MALNIQIAVDCADPHGLAEWWAETLDWAVEPQDEDFIRSMIEQGFATESETKLHHGKLVWRTGAAIRPPEDLEAKPATRRILFQTAPEAKTVKNRVHWDVNLAGADKDEMRAALEARGATYLWTANEGPHSWHTMADPEGNEFCIS from the coding sequence ATGGCATTGAACATCCAGATCGCTGTTGACTGCGCTGATCCCCACGGCCTCGCTGAATGGTGGGCAGAAACCCTCGACTGGGCCGTGGAGCCGCAGGACGAGGACTTCATCCGCTCCATGATCGAGCAGGGTTTCGCCACGGAGTCCGAGACCAAGCTCCACCACGGCAAACTGGTCTGGCGGACCGGCGCCGCCATCCGGCCACCCGAGGATCTGGAGGCGAAGCCGGCCACGCGGAGGATCCTGTTCCAGACCGCACCGGAGGCGAAGACCGTGAAGAACCGGGTGCACTGGGACGTGAACCTCGCCGGCGCGGACAAGGACGAGATGCGCGCCGCCCTGGAGGCCCGCGGCGCCACGTACCTCTGGACCGCCAACGAGGGGCCGCATTCCTGGCACACCATGGCGGACCCGGAAGGCAACGAGTTCTGCATCAGCTGA
- a CDS encoding CsbD family protein gives MGIGDKIQNEAEHLGGKAKEATGDATGNDRLKAEGQKDQVVADAKKVGENVKDAVKRD, from the coding sequence ATGGGTATCGGAGACAAGATTCAGAACGAAGCGGAGCACCTCGGCGGCAAGGCCAAGGAAGCTACCGGCGACGCCACCGGCAATGACCGCCTGAAGGCCGAAGGCCAGAAGGACCAGGTCGTCGCCGACGCGAAGAAGGTCGGCGAGAACGTCAAGGACGCGGTCAAGCGCGACTAG